From Deltaproteobacteria bacterium:
GCCTCAACCACGGTGATCTCGCTGCGATATACTCGTTGAATTACGTCTAGTCGTTTCTCGTCTTTCATTGTCAGGGTTGTCATCCTTCCACCCTGACATAATTACGTTGCCGTTAACCCCTGACATAATCACTTTGCTACAACACACACGGCACATTTCGCTTGACAGCAGCCGCCGCTCTCCGCTATTTCCGTTGCAGATAATTTAGTTTGGCGTGAATGAGGCAGTGACGGATTTCGTCTAACCGAGCAAACGGCGGATAACCCGCCAAAAACAAGAAGGAGGATTCATGAAAAAGTTATTGTTAGTGCTGGCACTTTGGTTCGCGCTGGTCGGCGCGGCGTTGGCGGCGGTGAATATCAACACCGCGTCGAAGGACGAGTTGGTTTCGCTCAAGGGCATCGGCGACAAGAAGGCCCAGGCGATCATCGACTACCGCAAGAAAAATGGCGACTTCAAAAGCGTCGACGATCTGGAGAAAGTCGACGGCATCGGCCCCGGCACGATGAAGCAGATCCGAGCGCAGTTGAGCACCAGCGGCAAAACGACGATCGACAAGCCGGAAAAAGCGACCAAAGCCAAAGGCGACGCCATGAAGTCGGATAAAGGCATGGAAAAATCCAAAGCCGACGACAAGTCCAAAGGCGCCATGGAAAAGAAAGCCGACACCAAGATGGAAAAGAAGTCGGCGGAGAAAGAAACCAAGAAGGCCGCGGACACCAAGGGCGGCAAAGACGAGAAAAAAGCCGAAAAGAAATAATCACGATCCGAACGATGAAAAACCCCGCTGGCGGCGACGCAGCGGGGTTTTTCTTTTCTCGCGGCGAATTTCGCCAGTAAACCAATCGATCCGGCGATAAAATCACGGGAGCAAGAGCTATGCGCCTCGACGACGAACAGGAAAGTCAGAACGTAGAAGACCGGCGCGGCTCGCGCGTCGCCACAGGCGTCGCCGGCGGCGGCATCGGAACAATCGCACTGGTACTGATCGCCATGTTCTTCGGCATCGACCCGAGCGCGATCCTGCAAGGCAATTTGCAATCCACCGTCAATGAACCGGCGCCCAGCGCGCGCCAAACCGGCGTGCGCGACGAAGGGCGCGAGTTTATCTCCCGCGTCCTCGGCAGCACCGAACATACTTGGGGCGAAATTTTCCGGCGCGGCGGCAAACAATACATCGAACCCAAGCTCGTACTCTTCACCGGCCAGGTTCAGTCCGCTTGCGGTTTTGCGTCGGCGGCGTCCGGCCCGTTTTATTGCGGCAACGACCAGAAAGTTTATATAGACCTTTCCTTCTACCGCGAACTGCGCGAGCGCTTCCAAGCGCCGGGCGATTTCGCGCAGGCCTACGTCGTCGCCCACGAAGTCGGCCACCATGTGCAAAACCTGCTCGGCATCATGGGCAAGATCCAAGCGCGACAACAGCGCGCCAGCGAGCGCGACGCCAACGCGCTGTCAGTGCGGCTGGAATTGCAAGCCGATTGTCTCGCCGGGATCTGGGCGAGCTTCGCCAACCGCGAGAAAAAGATTCTCGAACCGGGCGACATCGAAGAAGGTTTGAACGCCGCGGCGCAGATCGGCGACGACACGCTGCAAAAACGTGGACAAGGCCACGTCGTCCCCGAAAGCTTCACCCACGGCAGCGCCGAACAGCGCGTGCGTTGGTTCCGCGCCGGCATCCAGAGCGGCGATTTGAAGCAGTGCGACACCTTCGCTAGCAGAGCGGTTTCGTAACAAATACGGAACCGATGCGCGCAGCGCATCCTACCAAACCTACATTCTCTGAATTGAAGACGGGCGCAGCGTGCTGCGCCCCTACAAATGGCGAATCCTTTTTTGCGTTCTTTGCGGCAATATCCCGAGACCGAATCTCCTCCTCTGTGATCTCCGTGGCCTCCGTGGTGAATCCGATTCTTCCACCACCGCAGACAATTGTTCAGCTCTCCCTTGACTTGCCCAGGAATTCTCGGAAAATACTCGCAGGTTCGATCATGCAGTGCGGGACAATCCTTTCACGCTGAAATCCATT
This genomic window contains:
- a CDS encoding flagellar biosynthesis protein FlgM, with amino-acid sequence MRLDDEQESQNVEDRRGSRVATGVAGGGIGTIALVLIAMFFGIDPSAILQGNLQSTVNEPAPSARQTGVRDEGREFISRVLGSTEHTWGEIFRRGGKQYIEPKLVLFTGQVQSACGFASAASGPFYCGNDQKVYIDLSFYRELRERFQAPGDFAQAYVVAHEVGHHVQNLLGIMGKIQARQQRASERDANALSVRLELQADCLAGIWASFANREKKILEPGDIEEGLNAAAQIGDDTLQKRGQGHVVPESFTHGSAEQRVRWFRAGIQSGDLKQCDTFASRAVS